The Sulfurospirillum deleyianum DSM 6946 nucleotide sequence TTTCAGGGCCAATGCCATCGCCACGAATCACCGCTATATTATAGATTTTTTTCATTTTTTCATCTCTTTTTGTGCATAATTCATCAATCCACCCGCATCTAAAAGCTCTTGCATAAAAGGAGGAATCGGCGTAAATTTATACGTTTTTGAGCCATGTGTGATCTCGCCACTCTCCATAGAAATAGCAATGCTCTCACCCTCTTGAATCGCTTCAGTATTAGGAAGCTCAAAAATAGGCAGTCCCGTGTTAAACGCATTGCGGTAAAAGATACGGGCAAAACTTTTTGCCACCACAGCACTCACACCTGCTGCTTTTAACGCAATGGGAGCGTGTTCACGACTGCTACCACAGCCAAAATTTTCACCCGCAACAATGATATCACCCTCCCCAACTTTTTTCGCAAACTCAGGGTCAGCATCTTCCATGACATGTTTTGCCAACTCTTTAGGGTCAGACGTGTTTAAATAACGTGCCGCAATGATTAAGTCTGTGTCGATGTTATCACCAAAACACCACACTTTTCCACTAATCGTACTCATGATTATCCTTCGTGCCGTTCTTAGATTTTATGGGGATGATTTTATCGAAATGGGGTTGTGAAAAAGTTTAATTGCCAATACATGGGGAAATTTGCGCTTATTTTCATCATTCTCGTAAACATAAAGTCTAAAGCTGAAAAATGAAAATTATAGGCTTTTTTGGTAAAATGAAGCTAGATTTTAAGGCATAACATAAAGGTAGAAAAATCATGCAAACTTCTGGCTCAACAATTCTTCAAAAAGAGGATATTTTAGCAACACTGCGTGAGCATAAGGCATTTATAGAAAAAACATACGATGTTGAGAAAATAGGTCTTTTTGGAAGCTTTGCGAACAATACCCAAACCACACAAAGTGACATTGACATCTATGTTGAATTTAAACGCAAAACCTTTCGAAATATCGCTGGTCTTTGGGTTTATCTTGAAAAATTGTATCAACGAAAAATTGACCTACTTCACAAACATAAACAAAGTCAAGGCGCCATTTTTGAAAAAATCCAAAAGGAAGTTATCTATGGATAAAGCAACCACAAAAGAGCTTTTGGCCTTTATTTTGGAGAGTTTGGCATTGGTTAAAAAGCGTTTTGAAACTATTCACTCTAGTGATGATTTTTTACAAAACGATGCAGGGCTTGAAAAACTTGATGCCATCGCTATGCGCCTTCAATCCATCGGTGAAGCGCTTAAAAATCTGATAAAGCGTGAAAAAGAGCTTTTGCTCGAAGTAGCAGATGAGACCTATTGGAGTGAGATTATCAAAACACGTGATTTTATTTCCCATCACTACGTGGCGATTGATGCAGAAATTGTATTTGATATTTGTAGCAGTGAGCTTGAAATGCTAGAGAAAAAAATAGTCGCATTGCAAGATTTGGTTTAGTCTCTATTTTTATTTTTTTTGTTATGTTATAGGAGCGCAATTTATTATGCTAAGAGATATTTTTGATTATAAAGGTGAAAGTCGATTTAAATTACTCAAATTAATATTGAACAAATATCATATTCAAACGACTCTTGACACTTTCAATAATAAGTCTCAGCTTGATTTATTTAAAGACCTTATTTATCATTATTTTATTCATAATAGCGATATAGATTTAAAAAAATTAGCAGAATTTTATTTTCAAAATAAAGACAACTATTCTTATAACAGCTCTGAACAAGGTCTATTAGCTATTGTTTTACGATGGGAAACAGATGTTGGCTTAGCTTTAATAGAAGAAATTAAAAAACATCGAAATATTGATGGTAAACAGCTTAATTGGTCATCTAATGGATTAACTTATAACTCATCTTTCGCACCTAAATCCCAGCAATTCTTGAGTTGCACTTCGTAGTGTAGCAATTATACTGGTAAAATCCTTATTGTTCTTTACAATCTCATCAATTTGTGCTATTTTGTCCATTATTTCAATAAACGCTTGCATAGCAATAGAAAGCGTGTAGAGTTCACACTCCAAATCTTTAAATAATCCACCAATGGTTTTTGGCTCATGGCTGATTCTATTGATGTAGCTGACAATATTGTAAGCAAAGAATGAAAGTGTCATTCTAGCAATCAGTGCTTCATAGATTCTATTTTCTTCTTGTCCAAACCCAAAGTATTCTCTGAGCTCTTTAT carries:
- a CDS encoding nucleotidyltransferase family protein is translated as MQTSGSTILQKEDILATLREHKAFIEKTYDVEKIGLFGSFANNTQTTQSDIDIYVEFKRKTFRNIAGLWVYLEKLYQRKIDLLHKHKQSQGAIFEKIQKEVIYG
- a CDS encoding HepT-like ribonuclease domain-containing protein, with protein sequence MDKATTKELLAFILESLALVKKRFETIHSSDDFLQNDAGLEKLDAIAMRLQSIGEALKNLIKREKELLLEVADETYWSEIIKTRDFISHHYVAIDAEIVFDICSSELEMLEKKIVALQDLV
- a CDS encoding 3-isopropylmalate dehydratase small subunit, with product MSTISGKVWCFGDNIDTDLIIAARYLNTSDPKELAKHVMEDADPEFAKKVGEGDIIVAGENFGCGSSREHAPIALKAAGVSAVVAKSFARIFYRNAFNTGLPIFELPNTEAIQEGESIAISMESGEITHGSKTYKFTPIPPFMQELLDAGGLMNYAQKEMKK